TTAAAGATGGTGAAGGCGTCTCCCATGGTCGGGTTTGCGCCCTGAGTGGCTTGGCCACTACCGATAAACTCGCCGCCAGTGACCGTCAGGGTCACTCCGGTATCGAGGCCGGTGGTGAAATCTTTGAGCATGCCACTGCTGGGTAAGCCTGAGCCTCCGACGGGAGAGGTGAACTTCGTGATATTCGTTTCGAGTTGCCCTGATCCCCAGGCTAGGTCATTGTAAGCAGTAAAGCCTGTGCCTTGTGGCTGGACTGTTACTTGAATGGTCGCAGGGGTGGGATCGGCTAGCCCAAGGGCATCCGTCACCGTATAGGTTACGGTGAATACGCCAGCGGTATTAAAGGTGCCGGAGCCGGGGTCCTCCACGGTGCGATCGGCCAGGCCCGAGCCCGAGCCAAAGGTCCACCGATGGGTGAATGGCGTATTGTTGTCTGGATCCGTGCCGGTGCCGGTAAAGGTGAGGGCTTGGCCCACCTGGATGCTCTGCGCCCCACTCGGCGTGTTGATGACCCCATTGGGAGCTTGATTGGCAGGTCCTCCGCCACTCTGTGGTTGAACGATGACGGAATACATGCTGCTGTTCCCACCGCTAGCATTGCCCCCGAGGGTAATGGTGCCGGCGGGGAAGGACCGAGCAAAGAGACGGAGGGTGGTATCCGAGGTCACCAGATTCACGCCGGTATCAGTAAAAGTGCTCAACCACGTAGGTTTCGGGGTGATACGCAGGTCATGAGCGACCGATACGGAGACGGGTTGAGTGACTGTAAAGCTGAGAAAGTCAGCATTCGTCGCGGCTTTATCATTGTTGGCGGTTCGGATATAGGTGGCGCCCTGCACACTGGAGGGGACGGTAGTAAAGGTATAGGCACGGTCGATATAGACGGTGCCGCCGGCTTGGAGGCCTGAGGCGGGCACCACATATGTTTGCCCACTGGCGACGGTCAGATTCGAAAGGGTTAATGGGTTTGGTTGCGACCCACTCTTCTGAATAGCCATGGTGTCGGTGATGGCGCCTCCTGCCCGCAGATTTCGGAGGGTGAGGCTGCTGCCCGTGATGTCGAGGAGCACCGAGCCATAGGCCACATCAAACACCGCCATGACCGGATGCACGGGATGGGTGGAATCAAGATCATGCCCCCCATGGCCGGCCACGACATACACGGTTCCCTCGTGCGACACACCTCCGGCACTTTTCTGATACGCTCCGGTGCCCGAGGGCTGGCCATTGCCCGCATCCAGAATATGGCCATCGGCCAATAGGGTATTGAAGGACGGTGTAGCAAAGTTAGGTGAGGTGCCATAGCCGTAGGCGCCATCCAGGAGGTAAGACCGCTCATAGGCATGAGAATGCCCCGCAAGGACCAAATCCACTCCGCCGGCCTCCAGAATGGGTAGCACCGTCTCCCGCATATTGACCAATCGTCCACCGGAGTCGGCGGCATTGTCCGAGTCGTGGCCTTTCGAATAAGGCGGATGATGCCAGAAGGCGATCACCCACTCTTGCCCGGTGGCAGCCAGATCATTCTGTAACCAGGTCAACATCGGCGAGCCCGGAGCCCGACTACTGTCCATGGAGTCGAGCACAATGAAATGCACATTGGCGTAATCAAAGGCATAGTAGGCTTCGGTGCCGGAGGCCACCCCTCCCGCTTGGCCGCTGCTCGGCAGGACATGGGCTTCGTAGTAAGGCCCAATGCCCAGGGAACTGGAGCTGTTCGGAACCTCATGATTACCCAGCGTCGGCCAAAGAGGTGTCTGGCGGAGAATATCTTCGTAAATCTTAAAATGGTTGTTGGTAAATTGTGCGTCGGTGCCGCTTTGATACGCAATGTCCCCCATGTGCAAGATCAAGTTGGGAGCTGGCGGATTCAGCGCGGTCTCAGTCAGCATCGTATCCCGCACATTCCTTTGGTTGTTACTGGCGTCGCCCGAATCCCCCAGCACCCACGCCCGAACGGGTGTGGCCGACCCGACGGGGGGCGCCGTGACAAAAAAGTGCTGAGTAGTGCCGGTAACTTGCACACCGTTCGTCACGGTGCCGACGTTATAGAAATATTTGGTGGCAGCGGTTAGCCCGGTAATCGTAACAATGTGATCCTTGACGTTGAGTCCTGAGCGTGTGACCGCCGTACCGGTCGCCGTTTGGCTCAGAGAGCCGGCCACTGTGCCATATTTCACTTGGCTATTGTCTGCCGAATTCAGGTCCGTGCGCCACACCACCGTGACGGAGGTGGGAGTGACGAGTTGTAGATAGGGTTGCCGCACCACAGCGGCGGTCGCTGGCGTCACAAAAGTCACCAGCACAAATAGCGCACAGCCCAGCGCCACCATAATCCATTGTGATTTATTTAATTTTTCCAAGTGCACTTGCTGTTATGTAAGGGGCTGATGGCTAGTATTTATTGGTTCTCTAATTTTCTTAAGAGGTCATCGGCCTCGGAAAAGTGCGGAGTCTTTTGAATAGCCACACGGAGATCTTGTTTGGCTTCTTCCATCCGACCCATCGCTTGATAAACTTCCGCGCGGGCAAGTAGTTGCATGGCAGTCTGGCGTTTTCCCAGTACACGATTGGCTTCAGCTAATGCCTGTTCATATGCGAGGCTGGCTGCTTCCGATCGACCCATATTATCTAGGATTTCCGCCCGTTTGAGGTGCCAGGATGTCTTTACTGACGAGCCAGCTATCTCTTTGTCTACCAAGGCTAGGGCTTCACCGTATTGTTTTTGAACCATCCGTACACGGATGAGGCCATTTTTTAGTAAGATGGCATTTCCCAGCTTGGCAAGACCATCCTTATATCCTTCTGCCGCATCCTCAAGCTTTCCCAAAGATTCCTGGAGTTTTCCTCGAACAAGGTATAGCTCAATGGTAGGTTGCAACTGAATGGCTGACGTAAAGTCTGTAATGGCCAGTTCAGATTGACCAGTTCGTAAATAAATGCTCCCGCGTTCGGCCAAAGCAAAGACTCGTTTCGGGTCGGATTCATCCTCAAGAAAATAATCCAATGCGGTCTTAGCTTCCTTGTCACGGCCTAGGGCAGAGAGAGTCAAAGCGCGTTGTAAAGCGACAGTGCGGTTCTCGCGATTCAGCAGCCAGGCCCGTTCTAAGTCAAGCAAGGATTCGATGTATTTTCCATTGGACCGATAGACCTGCCCACGCTGGACTAGCAGATCCACATTATCTGGATCCTTGATCAATTCCTCGGTGATTTCATGAATTTCTGGATCAAGCCCAGAATGGGCAGTGGCCAGCTGGACGAGGCCAAAGCATCCGAGTGCCAGTGCCAAAGAGGCTATTGCCAGGACGGAAGATCTGTGTCGAGATCTGACTTGCTGGTCAATTTTAATGGAAACAGACATGAGTCTTTCCTTTTCATTATTGGGAAATAGGGGCATCTTGCTCATCCGTGCGCCTCTCTATAAGGGGGTACTGCTTTAGATTGATGCATCTTCGATTTGAAAATAGTTGTCATGTTGGTCTGGTCGACGATAAATTTTTCCTGGTTTTCGCGAGCCTTTTGTACAGGCGGTAACTTCTTTGATTAAGAGAAACATAATTGTAGACAGTTTATTATGAAATTGTAAAAGAAGCCAATTTCCGAAGCTAAATTTTCAGGGATATATAAACCCCTGGGCAATGCCTCTTTTAACCTATCGGTTTTTTTATCTCCGAAAGTACGGTATGTTCAGCGAGGCACTCGACTTGGTGTTTGAGTCCTCGGCCGACCCCCTTACTCCCACTCCCACTCCCACCTGGTAAGAGGGTCTGGCCTATTTGCTGCCTTACACTTTTTTAGCGCCAATGGGAGGACATAAGGATCTGTGTCACGTCATGACCGTCCAGTCCAGGAAGTTACATAAGGTCAGGCCATCTTCAGTGTCGACCGAATTAGTGAACAATTCCTGGTTCAGACTTGGGAAACTATGCTGAAGAGGTTTTTTTGGCGATCGTAGGTGTCTCCTCAAATCGCCGTCTGGATATATCCAGAAATTGGTTGTGGAACTCCCGAAAATCTAGGCATTGTGATTACCTAATCCAGGGCCCGACTAGTCTATGTCAACGATTTTTGCCTAAAGCAAGAACACTTATCTGGTGCAAAACATCATGGTTTCTTTTGGAACCTGCAGTCGTACGTCCTAACGGTCAATAACGGTAATGAGGATTCTCTGGTTCTCTCCCTCAATAATACCCTCCATCAGCCTTGTTCTTTCCCTGACCTGATTGTTAACAGCAAGGGTAGAGGTGAAAACACTAGCTTTTCTACGTTTACTCCCTAGCAGTGATAGGCAACTATGGCCCAAACGCCACCTAGATCAGTCAGTTGACGGCATCCCTATCGCGCTCTTGTTGTGTGGTGTGGTCGTAGAAGCTGCATTGCAGCAGTCCTGAATGGGAGCGCATAGCAGTTTGTTTAGCCTGGTCTGAGGCAGGGATCGTCAAAAACTCCCAATAGACAATTGGGGACCAAAAAACCTGGAAGAAAATTAACGTGGAGGGAGTCTTTTTCTATTTCATCGTTCCTCCTGAATGAGTACTGCCGAGTATTCTGCCACAGATCTAAAACAATATTACAGATTTCGTTGCCTGGAACCAAATACAGGATGGCTTAAGAAATTAGGGCCTCAAGCTCCGTTGATTTATCCACTTCAATATGGTTGGAGGTTGAACCAACTAAAAGGTCGGGGCAATTGTTATTGGAGCAGAAAAATGCCTATGAGGTTAAAGGAGAAGTGTTGAATGAGAAATACATTCATGTTTATTTAAGAAATGCTAACGAAAAAATTGGAGTAAAGCGTTGAGTTAATTGAATTTTCTGATATGCTCTAATGAAGATGGAGACAATATAATGTCGGATTCTCGGTGGGATCTGGTTCATAGTAAAGCTCGTCAGGAAGACGTGGCGGAGGCCAACTTACAGTTATTGGGTGTTTATATCTTCTGTCCAAGTTAAGAGGAAAGAGATTAAAATCGACTCGAAATAAGGCGAAAAGTGATGGAGAGGTATTATTCCCAGGGTATATCTTTATATGAGTTGACATGAAGACCGATATCGGAAAGTGACTTATGC
The sequence above is a segment of the Nitrospira sp. MA-1 genome. Coding sequences within it:
- a CDS encoding PKD domain-containing protein: MEKLNKSQWIMVALGCALFVLVTFVTPATAAVVRQPYLQLVTPTSVTVVWRTDLNSADNSQVKYGTVAGSLSQTATGTAVTRSGLNVKDHIVTITGLTAATKYFYNVGTVTNGVQVTGTTQHFFVTAPPVGSATPVRAWVLGDSGDASNNQRNVRDTMLTETALNPPAPNLILHMGDIAYQSGTDAQFTNNHFKIYEDILRQTPLWPTLGNHEVPNSSSSLGIGPYYEAHVLPSSGQAGGVASGTEAYYAFDYANVHFIVLDSMDSSRAPGSPMLTWLQNDLAATGQEWVIAFWHHPPYSKGHDSDNAADSGGRLVNMRETVLPILEAGGVDLVLAGHSHAYERSYLLDGAYGYGTSPNFATPSFNTLLADGHILDAGNGQPSGTGAYQKSAGGVSHEGTVYVVAGHGGHDLDSTHPVHPVMAVFDVAYGSVLLDITGSSLTLRNLRAGGAITDTMAIQKSGSQPNPLTLSNLTVASGQTYVVPASGLQAGGTVYIDRAYTFTTVPSSVQGATYIRTANNDKAATNADFLSFTVTQPVSVSVAHDLRITPKPTWLSTFTDTGVNLVTSDTTLRLFARSFPAGTITLGGNASGGNSSMYSVIVQPQSGGGPANQAPNGVINTPSGAQSIQVGQALTFTGTGTDPDNNTPFTHRWTFGSGSGLADRTVEDPGSGTFNTAGVFTVTYTVTDALGLADPTPATIQVTVQPQGTGFTAYNDLAWGSGQLETNITKFTSPVGGSGLPSSGMLKDFTTGLDTGVTLTVTGGEFIGSGQATQGANPTMGDAFTIFNGKVSTLGVISYVNQDTNSLLLTFNGLNPSKTYDLAFFAHRDFYGWDRASLVTLSGQDAFINASSAATDNPSEVGGVIFSGSSDTSTRLPADNDKGYVARFSNIQSGSDGKILLTISFDGNVASQYTGKYGSAIRLMESGNGGGPVNQAPNGVINTPSGAQSILVGQALTFTGTGTDPDNNTPFTHRWTFGSGSGLADRTVEDPGSVTFNTAGVFTVTYTVTDALGLADPTPATIQVTVSSTPPPSSLTLSNLTVASGQTYVVPASGLQAGGTVYIDRAYTFTTVPSSVQGATYIRTANNDKAATNADFLSFTVNQPVSVYVAHGDRITSKPSWLSTFSDTGANLVTSDATFSLFVRSFPAGTITLGGNASGGGFSMYSVIVQPQSGGGPVNQAPNGVINTPSGAQSILVGQALTFTGTGTDPDNNTPFTHRWTFGSGSGLADRTVEDPGSVTFNTAGVFTVTYTVTDALGLADPTPATIQVTVSSTPPPSSLTLSNLTVASGQTYVVPASGLQAGGTVYIDRAYTFTTVPSSVQGATYIRTANNDKAATNADFLSFTVNQPVSVYVAHGDRITSKPSWLSTFSDTGANLVTSDATFSLFVRSFPAGTITLGGNASGGGFSMYSVIVQPQSPPL
- a CDS encoding tetratricopeptide repeat protein, giving the protein MSVSIKIDQQVRSRHRSSVLAIASLALALGCFGLVQLATAHSGLDPEIHEITEELIKDPDNVDLLVQRGQVYRSNGKYIESLLDLERAWLLNRENRTVALQRALTLSALGRDKEAKTALDYFLEDESDPKRVFALAERGSIYLRTGQSELAITDFTSAIQLQPTIELYLVRGKLQESLGKLEDAAEGYKDGLAKLGNAILLKNGLIRVRMVQKQYGEALALVDKEIAGSSVKTSWHLKRAEILDNMGRSEAASLAYEQALAEANRVLGKRQTAMQLLARAEVYQAMGRMEEAKQDLRVAIQKTPHFSEADDLLRKLENQ